Proteins encoded by one window of Blautia luti:
- a CDS encoding aldo/keto reductase, whose translation MENMKLNNNLECPMLGLGTFMLSPEDAYTSTLEALKMGYSLIDTANAYVNERAVGRAIKDSGIDRKNIFLSTKIWASEYENENTVEETLERLGVDYVDLLYIHQPAGNWLAGYRMLEKAYREGKAKSIGISNFEGKYMEELETKWEIVPQFIQVEAHPYFTQKELRVTLDKYGIKLMSWYPLGHGDTALMNELVFAGLGKKYGKTPAQVILRWHTQMGFVVIPGSKNAEHIKDNMDIFDFALTDEEMEQIAKLDKNERYYHRTDEQLVQFANWKPEFEK comes from the coding sequence ATGGAAAATATGAAGTTGAATAACAATTTGGAATGTCCAATGCTTGGACTAGGAACTTTTATGTTATCACCAGAGGATGCCTACACAAGTACATTAGAGGCATTAAAAATGGGATATTCCCTAATTGATACAGCAAATGCTTATGTAAATGAGCGTGCAGTTGGAAGAGCAATCAAGGATAGTGGAATTGACAGAAAAAATATATTTCTATCAACAAAAATATGGGCTAGCGAATATGAAAATGAGAATACTGTAGAAGAAACTCTAGAAAGACTTGGTGTTGATTATGTGGATTTACTTTATATACACCAGCCTGCAGGCAACTGGCTTGCCGGATACAGAATGCTCGAAAAAGCGTATAGAGAGGGCAAAGCAAAATCCATTGGTATCTCGAATTTTGAAGGAAAATATATGGAAGAGTTGGAAACAAAGTGGGAAATTGTACCTCAGTTTATTCAGGTGGAAGCACATCCATATTTCACACAGAAAGAACTTCGTGTAACTTTAGACAAATATGGAATTAAGCTTATGAGCTGGTATCCGCTGGGACATGGAGATACAGCATTAATGAATGAGTTGGTATTTGCAGGACTTGGCAAAAAATATGGAAAAACACCTGCACAGGTTATTCTCCGTTGGCATACTCAGATGGGATTTGTTGTAATTCCTGGAAGTAAAAATGCAGAACACATTAAGGACAATATGGATATCTTTGATTTTGCATTAACAGATGAAGAAATGGAACAGATTGCAAAGCTGGACAAAAATGAAAGATATTATCACCGCACGGATGAACAGCTTGTACAGTTTGCAAACTGGAAACCAGAGTTTGAAAAATAA